A section of the Malaclemys terrapin pileata isolate rMalTer1 chromosome 15, rMalTer1.hap1, whole genome shotgun sequence genome encodes:
- the UFSP1 gene encoding inactive Ufm1-specific protease 1: protein MEGAGDVLRTLLPDVHRGLPFPGSPTRAALVSGSYLYYHYGCDGVDDRGWGCGYRTLQTLCSWLAGVGAGSGACPRPVPSLLAIQQALVEMGDKPTAFAGSRDWIGTVEAALCMDHFFGVPCKILHSPWGRGLGRQVGALYAHFQGGGGPVMLGGDADSSSKGLLGVCSVPAGHHLLVLDPHYYWGAGDLGREGMQAAGWVRWQGLASFDPASFYNLCLPQFWRAAGERDGAGEN from the exons ATGGAGGGTGCCGG GGACGTCCTGAGGACTCTGCTCCCCGACGTTCACCGGGGCCTCCCCTTTCCAGGCTCCCCAACGCGGGCCGCCCTGGTCTCCGGCTCCTACCTCTATTACCACTACGGCTGCGACGGGGTCGACgaccggggctggggctgcggctACCGGACCCTTCAGACCCTCTGCTCCTGGCTGGCGGGGGtcggagcagggtcgggggcctgCCCCCGGCCGGTCCCTTCCTTGTTGGCCATCCAGCAGGCCCTGGTGGAGATGGGAGACAAGCCGACGGCCTTCGCCGGCTCCCGGGACTGGATCGGCACGGTGGAAGCCGCCTTGTGCATGGATCACTTTTTTGGGGTGCCGTGCAAAATCTTgcacagcccctgggggaggggactggggaggcaggtgggggccTTGTATGCCCAtttccaggggggtggggggccggTGATGCTGGGGGGTGACGCCGACAGCTCCTCCAAGGGGCTGCTGGGGGTCTGCTCCGTGCCCGCCGGCCACCATCTCCTTGTCCTGGATCCCCACTATTACTGGGGGGCTGGGGACCTTGGGCGGGAGGGGATGCAGGCGGCAGGGTGGGTGCGCTGGCAAGGCTTGGCCTCCTTCGACCCTGCCTCCTTCTACAATCTCTGCCTGCCGCAGTTCTGGCGGGCCGCAGGCGAGCGGGACGGCGCTGGTGAAAACTGA
- the LOC128823437 gene encoding acetylgalactosaminyl-O-glycosyl-glycoprotein beta-1,3-N-acetylglucosaminyltransferase-like, with product MKCSGARILLIAGVFWLSYTVWIKLRQPPQGNPDPSRGSVELSDGTFTFRLDYAAFRAEFPQLQSYRCRELIPGDGVCSGPPGPPLLLLAVKSHPASSARWATARRTWARPRVLGGYRVRPVFLVGVSPDPRHLALLGQESGEFGDVVLWDFAESHHNLSLKERCFLRWVGARCEQADFIFKGDDDEFVNPPAMVAYLSQTPNASHVIHGNIQRHAAVMRGGKYRVSPALFPQDKYPFFPSGGGFLMPRASVPALAAASVRIPIFPLDDVYFGFLVLAAGLRYRHDDQFRVYGVQDEQCLYAEAMLVHGVSLDRVEEV from the exons ATGAAGTGCTCGGGCGCCCGGATCCTGCTGATTGCTGGGGTCTTTTGGCTATCGTACACTGTGTGGATCAAACTGAGGCAGCCTCCGCAGGGCAACCCTGACCCCAGCCGTGGCTCGGTCGAGCTGAGTGACGGCACCTTCACCTTCCGCTTGGATTACGCCGCCTTCCGGGCCGAGTTCCCCCAGCTGCAGAGCTACCGGTGCCGGGAGCTGATCCCAGGGGACGGGGTTTGCTCCGGGCCCCCAGGgccgcccctgctgctcctggccgtgAAATCCCACCCAGCGTCCAGCGCCAGATGGGCCACCGCCCGCCGCACGTGGGCCCGGCCCAGGGTCCTGGGGGGCTACCGGGTCCGACCCGTCTTCCTCGTGGGGGTGTCCCCCGACCCCCGGCACCTGGCCCTGCTGGGCCAGGAGAGCGGGGAGTTTGGGGACGTGGTGCTGTGGGATTTCGCCGAGAGCCACCACAACCTGTCGCTCAAGGAGCGCTGCTTCCTGCGCTGGGTGGGGGCGCGCTGTGAGCAGGCGGATTTCATCTTCAAAG gggacgATGACGAGTTTGTGAACCCCCCCGCAATGGTGGCCTACCTGAGCCAGACGCCCAACGCCTCCCACGTCATCCACGGCAACATCCAGCGCCATGCAGCCGTGATGAGAGGGGGGAAATATCGTGTCTCCCCCGCCCTGTTCCCCCAGGACAAATACCCCTTCTTCCCCTCCGGGGGCGGGTTCCTCATGCCCAGGGCCAGTGTCCCGGCCCTGGCCGCGGCCTCCGTGCGCATCCCCATCTTCCCGCTGGACGACGTCTACTTCGGCTTCCTGGTGCTGGCCGCCGGGCTGCGGTACCGGCACGACGACCAATTCCGGGTGTACGGCGTGCAGGATGAGCAGTGTCTGTACGCGGAGGCCATGTTGGTGCACGGGGTGTCGCTGGACAGGGTGGAGGAGGTGTAG